A single window of Carassius gibelio isolate Cgi1373 ecotype wild population from Czech Republic chromosome A19, carGib1.2-hapl.c, whole genome shotgun sequence DNA harbors:
- the LOC127935774 gene encoding annexin A2-like — MEPEANTQETSPLTSAAMWWGTLGSVRPFPNLHPERDATVLHTALEKKDVSTIVRILTNRSNAQRQSLAQAYKNFSQKELEASLKKVLSGDLQSLILGLMMIPEKFEAHRLRKAMEGAGTDEETLLEILCTRTPQQLSDIRAAYSQEYKRDLEKDLISETSGDFAKLVVALLKKENGPGIIDQDIASLSEELKNKKPAADIWIKLLTTRNPDHLRTVLEELEFEIGQTVKETLDGHFKGVLSGDFKKGLKTLVQCIQNQYLFLAQRIQTMKAPVVQGVMVAHSEEDLLRVRVAYLQSTGTSLYTTLQKQFKGELQQGLLAICRAED, encoded by the exons ATGGAGCCAGAAGCTAACACACAGGAAACTTCTCCACTTACG TCTGCAGCCATGTGGTGGGGCACCCTGGGGTCTGTTCGTCCTTTCCCAAATTTACATCCCGAGAGAGATGCTACAGTCCTTCACACTGCACTGGAGAAGAAAG ATGTGAGCACCATTGTGAGAATACTGACCAATCGCAGTAATGCTCAGAGACAATCTCTTGCCCAGGCCTACAAGAATTTCTCACAAAAA GAATTGGAAGCAAGTCTGAAGAAGGTTCTTTCCGGTGATCTGCAGTCTCTGATACTTGGACTGATGATGATACCAGAGAAGTTTGAGGCCCATCGCTTACGCAAAGCCATGGAG GGGGCTGGTACAGATGAAGAAACTCTTTTGGAGATTTTGTGCACAAGGACCCCACAGCAGCTCTCTGACATCAGGGCTGCATACAGTCAAG AATATAAGCGGGATTTGGAGAAAGACTTGATAAGTGAAACCAGTGGAGATTTTGCAAAGCTCGTTGTGGCATTGTTGAAG AAAGAGAATGGGCCAGGGATTATTGACCAGGATATAGCA TCTTTGTCTGAGGAGCTGAAAAACAAGAAACCTGCAGCTGATATTTGGATCAAATTACTCACCACAAGAAACCCAGACCATCTTAGAACTG TGCTGGAAGAACTGGAGTTTGAGATAGGCCAGACAGTGAAGGAGACTTTAGACGGACATTTTAAAGGAGTCCTCTCTGGAGACTTCAAAAAGGGCTTAAAGACACTAG TGCAATGTATACAAAACCAATATCTATTCTTGGCACAACGGATCCAAACTATGAAA GCACCGGTGGTCCAGGGTGTGATGGTGGCTCACAGTGAGGAGGATCTACTGAGAGTTAGAGTGGCATACCTTCAGTCAACAGGGACTTCTCTGTACACGACCTTACAg AAGCAGTTCAAAGGTGAACTCCAGCAGGGTTTGTTGGCTATATGTCGTGCAGAAGATTAG